Sequence from the Aquimarina sp. Aq107 genome:
TCTGTCTCTACAACAATATGTTTTATTGTATTGATTTTTTTAACAAGTACTTTGGTCTTGTAATTGTCATGACTCTTGGTAAAGTAGGAGGTAACTCTTTTCTTAAGGTTTTTGGCTTTGCCTACGTATAGTAATTTATCATCTTTGTCATAATATTGATAAACACCAGGGTCAGTTGGCAACGTTTTAACTTGTATATCTAAAGAAGGTTTCTGCATATTCTAAATGTAAATTTAGTGCTTTACCTGAATTATTAAATATAGTTAAAGGGAATATTATGTTAAAAACAAAAAAAATGAATTTAACTATTAAAAGGTGTTATAGTATAAAATGCATCCGGTTTTTTATTACTTTAGTAATTATATTATTTCAAAGACATTTTTTTGGAAAATCATAAAAAAATAATTGGTAGGACAGATAAGGTGGATTTTCCTCTTTTGGATTTACAAGATATTGATGCGAAAATCGATACAGGAGCATATACTTCCTCTATACATTGTAAGGAAATTAAGGAAGTTGGTCAGATTCTGGAATGTCGTTTTTTGGACCCTACTCATCCCGAATATAATGGCAAAAAATTTACTTTCAAGAACTATGATATAACAGCAGTTAAGAGTAGTAATGGAAAGGTAGAAGTTAGGTATGCTATTAGAACTAAAATCACATTATTTAATAAAACTAATTCTATAACACTTACATTGTCTTCTCGTGATGATATGCGTTTCCCTTTATTAATTGGACGTAAATTTCTTAGCGGAAAATTTTTGGTAGATCCACAGTTAGAAGATCAGTCTTATAATTTAAAATCCTAATGAATATAAAAATTCTATCTCGCAGTGCGAGTTTGTTTTCTACTGATGCTTTGGTTCAAGCTGCGGTAAAACGTAAACATAATGTACAAGTTATAGATCCACTAAACTGTGATATTGTTATAGAGAAAAAAAAACCGGAGATCTATTATAAGGGGAAAAAGCTAGATCATGTGGATGCTGTAATTCCTAGGATAGGCTCTTCTATTACTTTTTATGGTACGGCTGTGGTAAGACAGTTCGAAATGATGAATGTTTTTACTACGGTTCAATCCCAAGCATTGGTAAATTCTAGAGATAAACTAAGAAGTCTTCAGATTTTATCAAAAGCAGGATTAGGATTACCAAAAACAGTGTTTACGAATTACTCCAAAGACGTTTCTGAGGTGATTTCACATGTAGGTGGCGCTCCGCTTATTATAAAATTATTGGAGGGAACTCAAGGATTAGGTGTAGTTTTAGCAGAGACTAAAACGGCAGCAGAATCTGTATTAGAAGCTTTTAATGGATTACAGGCTAGAGTTATTGTTCAGGAATATATTAAAGAAGCCAAAGGTGCTGATATTAGAGTGTTAGTAGTAGATGGTCAGGTGGTTGGAGCGATGAAAAGACAAGGAAAAGAAGGAGAGTTTCGATCGAATTTGCATAGGGGCGGGAGTGCTAAGATTATCGAATTATCAGATGAAGAAGAGAATGCTGCAATAAAAGCTGCGAAAGCCATAAAACTAGGGGTTGCAGGAGTAGATATGCTACAGAGTGAAAGAGGTCCTTTAATTTTAGAGGTTAATTCTTCACCAGGACTTGAAGGTATACAAACTGCTACAGGTAAAGATATTGCCAAATCAATTATTCGCTTTATAGAAAGAAGTGTATAAAACAATATGACGAAAACAGGAGAAAATGATATTCTAAATATTTTAGGAGAGGATATCCCATTAGGTGCAAGCAAAATAATTAATTTCAATATTGCTAATTTATATACTTCAACTAAAGTAGAAATCCCTATTATTATTGAACGATCAAAGAAGATTGGGCCAACGGTATTAATAACAGCAGGGATTCATGGAGATGAGATTAACGGAGTAGAAGTTGTACGCCAGATTATTGCAAAAAAAATTAATAAACCTGCAAAAGGAACGATTATTTGTATTCCTGTTCTTAATGTATTTGGTTTTCTTAGTATGAATCGTTTTTTTCCGGATGGTAGAGATTTAAATAGAGTGTTTCCAGGAACAAAAAGTGGGTCATTAGCAAGCCGATTTGCATATCAATTTGTAAATGAAATTTTACCAGTTGCGGATTTTTGTTTAGATTTTCATACAGGAGGAGCAAGTAGATTTAATGCTCCACATATAAGAGTAGATGGTAAAAACGAAAGGTTAGTAACATTAGCTAAAGTTTTTAATGCTCCTTTTACGCTGTTATCAAAAAATTTGGATGGATCATATCGTGCTACTTGTACTAAAAAGGGAGTAGATATTTTATTGTTCGAAGGCGGAAAATCTCAGAATAGTAATAGAGATATTGCAAAAGAAGGTGTTCTAGGGGTGATGCGAATACTTAGATATTTAGAAATGTTAGGAGCTTCTTTTTCAATACCTGAACCAGAACAAGACACTATTGTTGTAGAAAAGAGTTTCTGGATTAGGGCTAAATATAGTGGGTTACTTCATATTAAAATTCCTTATGGAAAACTTGTGGAAAAAGGAGAAATTCTTGCAACTATAACAGACCCTTATGGTAAAATGAGACATGAGGTAAAGGCAACCAATCCGGGATACATAATTAATGTAAATGAGGCTCCAATAGTATATAAAGGTGATGCTATTTTTAGAATTACTACACAATTAGTTTCGTAGAAAATGAATAAAAAAGAGTTGAGGATTAAGTATAAAAACGTGAGATCACATCTTAATGAAGAAGAGATTGATGATCTGAGCATGGATATCGCTAATAATCTACTGAGTTTGCCAATTTGGGAGCAATCTTTCTATCATATTTTCTTATCTATTAAGAAGCAAAGGGAAATAAATACAGAGTTTATACTTCATATTCTTCAAGGAAAAGATAAAAATATTGTGGTGTCGAAAAGTGATTTCGAAGAAAATACTTTAGAACATATATTGCTTACTGATGGCACTATTCTTAAAACAAATCGCTATGGAATTCCAGAACCCACGGATGGAATTCCTATTCCTGAGTCTAAAATTGATGTCGTTTTTGTTCCCCTATTAGCTTTTGATAAAAAAGGAAATCGCGTCGGGTACGGAAAAGGTTTTTACGATAAGTTTTTGTCTAATTGTAATCCGGAAACGATAAAGATTGGTCTTTCTTTTTTTTCGGTAGAAGAAGAAATAGGGGAAATTTCACAGACTGATATTAAGCTAGACTATTGTGTGACTCCAGTTAAAATTTACAGTTTTAACGATTGATGAACCCTTATTAATTGGAAGAGTAGTTATATTGCATTAAGATTTTAAATATTACCCCAGCATGCCCCAGAATACTAAGAGTGTTTGCATCATAGATGATGACAATATGTACATTAATTTAGTGAGTAAAATTATCGAGTTAAAAAAATTATCAGAGAATGTTATAGTATTTAAAAATGGTAAGGAGGCTTTAGATTTTTTTATAACATCTATTAATGATGATATCAATAATAGGATCCCTCAGGTCATATTCCTTGATCTTAATATGCCTATTATGGACGGTTGGGAGTTTCTTCAAGAGTTTGATAAAATCAAAGATAAAATAGAGGAATCAATAGATTTATATGTGGTAAGTTCGTCTATTGATAGTAGGGATATTAATAAGGCTAAATCAATTGATTTAGTATCAGATTATTTAACCAAACCTATTAAGTTAGGTGATTTCGAAAAGATCTTAGTTTAAAACTACGATACTTCTTCTTCTTTCTTAGGGAAAGCTCTTTTATTAAAAACAAGTAATAAGAAAACACCAATACTAATTGCAGAATCAGCAATGTTGAATACAGGATCAAAGAATGAGAAATGTTCTCCTCCCCAAAAAGGTATCCAATCTGGTAAGATGTCATCATAAAACGTAAACTGAATCATATCTACTACTTTTCCGTAGAATACACTTTCATATCCACCACCTTCTGGAAGAAACTGAGCTATCTGTGTAGATGTACTTTCGTTAAAAATTACTCCGTATAGAATAGAGTCAATAATATTTCCGAAAGCTCCTGCAAATATTAAAGCTATACAAAATGTAAGGATTCTAGAACTATTTTTGCGAACAGAATCATACAACCAATATCCAATACCGGTAATCGCTACCAGCCTAAATAATGTAAGTATGAGTTTGCCATAATTTCCTGGGAGTTCAAAACCCCAAGCCATTCCTTTATTTTCTACAAATACAATTCGAAACCAGCTAAATACAGGCACTTCTTCATGTAATGAAAAACTAGTTTTGATATATATTTTGGAAATCTGATCAATTAGCAGAACTACGATTATAACTAAAATAGACTTCTTGAGGGACATAAATTTCTCTTATTTCATACAGTGACGGACAAAAATAGTGTTTTATTTTGTTTTGTAGACACTTATATCTCCACTTATAGATTTTAACTCAACGAGATGTTCTCCAAAAATTTTTTCGGCGAAAAGAATCCCCTTTTTTGTTGATGCTTTTATTGTAGCATTTTTTGTGTATATGGTAATAGATCCGTCTAAAGTATTGATCACAGCATTGCCTATAAAATTGTTTAAGAAACAATCCCCAGAATTAAGTTCTACAAGCAAAGATTTAGTTTTAGCGTTTAAATTTAATGATGCCAATCTAGAAGTGATAATAACATTTAGATGTTTAGGTAATTGTATTTTTACCTTTAATACAATAAGTTTATGAGCACTTAATTTATCATTGTGATTTTCCGAAAATGGTTGGATATCATCAATTATAGAAAGTGAATTTTCCTCTCTTTTTGTGTTGATAAACACCTTATTTTGATATTCTCCCTCAGAAACGGCAGTTACTATGATTTTGTTTTCTGAAGTATTTGTAACTTCTATTTGAAATGTGTTATCTAGAGTTATGAAAATTTCGGTTAGATCCGTAGCATCAATACTTTTGTTAAAACTTGATTGTGATTGCACCCATTTAAATACAAACAAAAAAATTAAAAAGAAAAAAGACTCCCTCATATTTTCTAAGGTAGCCTTTTTCCTGATTTTAATTTATATTTTAAACTTGATTTTTTAGAATAGAAGGTTAAATTTATAAAGAGTGTTTCATTATTGTTTTCTTATAAAAATGTCACCACTTACTGTTTGGAGTGCTAATTGACTTTTAGTATCTCCAAAAGTACCAGTTACCTTACTTCCTACTATTCTGTTTTTTCCTTGATCAAACTCTAGTTCTTTGTCAGAATAGATCATTCCTGTAACAGTTTCTGCTTTTAGTTTAGATTTAGCGATATGGATATCGATAGTCCCACTTATTGTTTTAAGACTTAAATCTCCTTGATACTTTTTAATATCAATATTACCGCTTATGATATCAATTTCCAGTTCTCCTTGATAATTCTCTGATGCGACACTTCCTGATATGCTTTTAACTCTTAGACTCATGTCTTTTGGCAAGTATAATGTGTAGTTGGCATCCATATCTAAATTATTACATGGTCCCCAGTTATTGTTTTTGTTTGATCCTTCCTTTTTATTCCATTTTTTGAATAAATCACCATAACTCGATTCGATATCCAGAACAGATGAAGAGTTGTTTATTTTTAGATTAAAATAGTTGTCAAATTCTCCATCATTAATACTTACTTCGGCTTTAAGGTAGACGGTGCTTTTATCCCAAGTTTTGATAACGATATCTTCGGCAAATTTAAACTCTACTCGAACATCATTGGAAGATGGAGTGATTTCTTTTTCTATTACTTTTTGTGCACTTACTTGAGATAAAGTGAAGCATACTGCGATTAGGTTTACTAAAATTTTCATGATTTTCTTGTTTTTGATTGATGATTGACCTCTTTATTGTTTTCTTAGATATATATTACCGGTGGCTGATCTTAAGCTAATTTCTACTCCACCATTGTTAAGTTTCGTTTCAATTGTTCTACGTGCACCTACTATCTTCATATCCTTTTTTTCTTCAGGAAACTTAAGTTCAAAGTCTGTAAAAATTTCTCCCATTGTTGTTTTTAACTCTAGGTTTGTAGGAGTGTTAGAAGGAAGACTAACGTCTATTGACCCCGCTGCCGACATTAAAGAAATTGGAGATTTTTGACTTACTTTTTCAAAAATAACATTGATTTCACCGGTTGCCGTTCTGGCAACTACTGGACCAGTAACATCCTTTAATGTTATAGCTCCTATATTTGTAGAAGCTTCAATTTCTGAAGAAAACCCTTTAACTTTTATGTCTCCTAGATTAGTTCTGTCTATTGAGATATTTACATCTTTTGGGAGGTTTAATTCTAAGGTGTTACTATGCATGTTTTTTAGGTTCTTTACAATCAGTGTTTCTCCTTCTCTTTTTATAAAAACACCGATACCTGTATTATCAGAGCCTCCAGCGTATACTGCTTTTAAACCTTTTGCTTTTTCTGGGAGTTGGCGACCTTCTCCCACAATAGATATTTCATTTTTATTATGTGCTTTAATCCATACGCTTGATTCTGAGCTAATTTTTACTTTTTTAACCCCTTGTAATGATTGCGTATAATTTTCTTGGGCTTTTAGATGTCCGATAGTAATAAAAAGTACTATGGCGATTGTTATATTTTTCATCTGTTCTTTTTTAAGGTTTTTTGATTGAAATTTTTAAATTAAATTAGGTAGTCCAATTGTTACTTGGTCTTTTACGTAATTTGGTGTTTCTTCATTCCGAAGTAACTTTTCCATAGAAGGAACTGCGCGTTTTTCCTGTATAGAAACTAATATTTGAATTAATTCAATTTGCATGCCTGGATCTTTTTCTATTTCCAGTGCATTTATAAATGATTTACGTACTATTTCTAAATCCGAAAATTTAGCAAGTGCTTCTGCTGCAGCTAGTCGCACGTTGATGTGGTCATCGTAAAACATTTTATTAATAAGAGCTTTTAGTATCTCATTACCTGGTTTATCAAATTCTTCAGCATAGTTTACAGCTTGTAAACGTTTACTTGCCGATTCATTTTCTATTAATGAAATCGTAACCTCTTGTTTTAATTGTATTTTTTCTTTCTCTAATACGGCCATTTCTTTAGAAAAAGATGCATTGTTTTGTTGTTTTCCATAGAAATAAGAAGAAATAATTAATGCAATTGTTGCTGCTATCTGTAATGCGATTCTCCAATATTTTTTTGAAGAATTATGAAGTGATACTACTTTAGGTTCTGATAACAATCTTTTTTCTTGCTCAAGCATTTCTTCAAAACCTTTTTTAAGGGTTATATTTGGTAATTCTTGGTCAGTATTGCCTATTCCATCAAGAATGATACGTAATTCATTTATTGATTCTTTACAACTACTGCAGTTTGATAAGTGAACTGTAATAGTTTCATGTTCTTGTCGATCTAAGTTGTCATCAAGATAATCGATGAGTTTTTCCTCTATTTGTTTACAGTTCATAATACTATATGTTTTGTAGGTAATGATCTTTTAATTTATGAATTGCTCGATGTACTTTGGTTTTTACTGCTCCTGCAGTTGAACCAGTAATTTCAGCAATTTCTTGATATTTAATTCCTTGATATCTACTCATTATTACTAATTCTCGATCATTTTGATTTAGTTCTTTTAATGCGTTATCAAGTTGTTCTTTAATCTCTTCTTTTTCTAGATGGTTCGTTTCTTGTCTTTCTACTTTATATTCAATTTCATCTAGTCGTTGATCTTTATTTTTTTGACTTTGATAATGATCAGAAAAGATGTTTCTAGCAATTGTATATATCCAAGAGGAAAACTTACCTTTTTTATACGATTTTCTATATTTTATCGCTTTGTAAAAAACCTCTTGAGTAATATCTTGACTGATGTTTCGATCTCTAGTCATCTTCAATAAAAAATTGAAAATTCTTATATGGTATCGATCAAACAGGATACTCATCATATCTAAATTGTCATTAGATACCAGAATCATTAATTCTTCGTCAGTTAGATTTTTCAAGATTTCACTCTTTTTGGTTAGTCTCTATAAGTAATACCAGAATTTTTTAAAAAGGTTACATTGGGATATAAAAAAAGTGCTTTCCGATCTGGAAAGCACTTTAAATTTACAATATTTTTGGTATTTATTTCTGCATATTCTTAGCTTCAATACTAAGTGTGGCGTGCGGAACTAATTTCAATCTTTCAGGATTAATAAGTTTTCCAGTTACACGGCAGATACCATATGTTTTATTTTCGATGCGTAAAATCGCATTTTTCAAATCACGTACAAACTTTTCCTGTCTAATAGCTAATTGAGTGTTTGCTTCTTTGGACATGGTTTCACTTCCCTCTTCAAAAGCTTTGAATGTTGGTGAAGTATCATCTGTACCATTGTTACCGTCGTTTTTGTAAGCACTCTGAAGTAACTCTAAATCCTTCTGAGCTTTTTCCATTTTTTCAACGATGATTTCCTTAAACATCGCTAAATCGGCGTCGCTATACCTTACTTTTACATCTTCTGCCATACTTTATTGTTTTTTTATTACCAATTGTGTTGCAATGTCGTCAAACGCAATTTCTGTACCATTTATTACATCTGTTGCAAATTCAATTGTATCGGTTAAGGTTTCATTCTTGATGTATGTTTCATTAGTTGCAACAGCTTCTTGTATAGATTTGTTTTCCTTTATTACAACTTCTATACGATCAGTCACTTCTAATCCACTATCCTTACGAATATTTTGGATTCTATTTACAAGTTCTCTTGCGATACCTTCTTTTTTGAGCTCTGGGGTTATGGTTATGTCCAAAGCTACAGTAAGTGATCCAGAATTCGCAACTAACCAACCCTCTATATCTTGAGAACTGATTTCCACATCATCGGTACCTAATGTAATAATTTTATCATTAATTTCTATGTCAAAATTGCCAGTTTGTTCAAGAATTTTAATTGTTTCTTGATCAAAAGATTGTATCTTATTGGCTATCAGTTTCATGTCTTTTCCGAAACGAGGACCTAAATTTTTAAAATTTGGCTTAATTTGTTTTACTAATATACCAGAAGCATCATCTAGGAGCTCAATTTCCTTAACATTAACTTCACTTTTAATCAAGTCTGCGATGTCATTTATCTCAGCTTTGTCTGCATCGTTTAATACAGGAATCATAATTCTCTGTAATGGTTGACGTACCTTTATTTTTTCTTTTTGGCGTAAAGAAAGTACTAAAGAACATACAGATTGAGCTTTTTGCATTTTGTGTTCTAGCGCTTTATCTACGTATGAACTATCATATTTCGGGAAATGCGAAAGGTGAACACTTTCAAAAGATTCTTGATTAGAATTAGAAACAAGATCTTTATATAATCGATCCATAAAAAATGGTGCAACCGGAGCTCCTAATTTGGCTACTGTTACCATACAAGTATATAGCGTTTGGTACGCTGATATTTTGTCTTTCTGGTAATCACCTTTCCAATATCTTCTTCTGCTCAAACGAACAAACCAATTACTTAAATTTTCTTGAACAAAATCGGATATAGCTCTAGAAGCCTTCGTAGGTTCGTATTCATTATAATATTGATCTACACTTTTGATCAGTGTGTGCAGTTCACTTAGAATCCAGCGATCAATCTCTGGACGTTCCGCTAATGGAATATCAGCTTCGGCATATGAGAAATTATCGATATTGGCATATAATGTGAAAAAAGAATAAGTGTTGTATAAAGTTCCAAAGAACTTACGACGAACTTCACCGATTCCTTCCGTGTCAAATTTTAAGTTGTCCCATGGATTAGCATTACTTATCATATACCATCTTGTGGCATCTGGTCCATATGTTTTTAGTGTGTCAAAAGGATCTGCAGCATTACCTAATCGTTTAGACATTTTCTGACCATTCTTGTCTAATACCAAACCATTAGATACCACATTTTTATATGCAACATCATCAAAAATCATTGTTCCGATGGCGTGTAAAGTATAGAACCACCCACGTGTCTGATCTACTCCTTCTGCAATGAAATCTGCTTTTCTTTCTCCAGATTCTACTTTTTCTTTATTTTCAAAAGGATAATGCCATTGTGCATAAGGCATAGAACCTGAATCAAACCATACATCGATCAAATCACTTTCACGTTTCATTGGTTTTCCTGATGGAGAAACCAAGGTGATTTTATCTACTACGTTTTTATGAAGATCTATTTTGTCATAGTTCTCTTCACTCATATCTCCAACGATAAAATCTGCGAAAATATCGGCTTCCAGAACTCCAGCATTAACTGCTTTTTGCATTTCAGCTTTTAATTCTTCTACAGAACCGATCATTATTTCTTCTTTGCTATCTTCCGTTCTCCAGATAGGTAAGGGGATTCCCCAGAAACGAGATCGAGATAAATTCCAGTCATTAGCATTTGCTAACCAATTTCCGAAACGACCTTCTCCAGTTGCTTTTGGTTTCCAGTTGATACCTAGATTCAATTCATGCATGCGATCCTTAAAATCGGTCACTTTTATAAACCAGGAATCTAATGGGTAATATAAAATAGGTTTATCTGTACGCCAGCAGTTAGGGTAACTGTGTACATATTTCTCAACCTTAAAGGCTTTGTTCTCTATTTTTAACTTGATAGCAATTTCTACATCTATAGATTTCTCTGGAGCTTCGCCATCATTGTAATATTCATTTTTTACATATTTCCCACCAAATTCACCCACATGTTTTGTGAATTTACCTTGTAGATCAACCAACGGAACAAGGTTATCATTATCGTCTTTTACAAGTAGTGGCGGAACTTCAGGAGTTGCTTGTTTAGCAACCAGAGCATCATCTGCACCAAATGTCGGAGCGGTATGAACGATACCTGTACCATCCTCTGTAGTTACAAAATCACCAGAAATTACTCTAAACGCATTTTCTGGATTGTTGTAAGGTGTAGCATAATTCAATAATTGCTCATATCGGATCTCTACAAGATCTGCTCCTTTAAACTCTTTTAATAAGAAATAAGGGATTTTTTTATCTCCTTCTTTAAAAGCATTTAAATCTTCTTCGCTTTCTGCTAAGATAAATTTTCCGCCAAACTGTTTTCCAACTAGATTTTTAGCCAGAATCACATTAATCGGTTCGAATGTATACTGATTGAAAGTTTTTACAACTACATAATCAATCTTGGGCCCAACGGTTAATGCAGTATTCGATGGTAATGTCCATGGAGTAGTTGTCCAAGCTAAGAAATAAATATCACCAACCACATCTGTTAAGAAAGAAGGCAGTGTTTCTTTTTTAGCTTTAAATTGAGCAACAACTGTAGTGTCTGTAACATCTTGATACGTTCCTGGTTGATTAAGTTCGTGTGAACTTAATCCAGTTCCCGCTTTAGGAGAATAGGGTTGTATCGTATATCCTTTGTATAATAATCCTTTCTTATAGATTTCAGCAAGTAACCACCATACCGTTTCCATATACTTGGGCTTATAGGTGATATACGGATCTTCCATATCTACCCAGTAGCCAATTTTTTCGGTAAGGTCATTCCAGATATCTGTATAACGCATTACTGCTTTTTTACAAGCTTCGTTATATTCTTCTACAGTAATTTTCTTGCCGATATCTTCTTTAGTGATACCTAATTCTTTCTCGACACCTAGTTCTACAGGAAGCCCATGAGTATCCCATCCAGCTTTTCGCTTTACTTGGAATCCTTTTTGAGTTTTATAACGACAAAAAATATCTTTAATAGCACGAGCCATTACGTGGTGAATTCCTGGTAATCCATTTGCTGATGGTGGTCCTTCAAAAAATATAAAAGGAGTTGCATCTTCTCGCTCAGAAATACTCTTTTCGAAAATATTATTCTGCTGCCAGAATTCTAGTATATCGTCTGCCACTTTTGGCAAGTCAAGTCCTTTATATTCAGGAAACTTCGTGCTCATTTGATCGTTCTTTCTGTTAAGTCTGCGAAAATAAGGATTTTCTATAAAAAAGAAGAGCGAAACAATACATCGATATGAATTATTTCGCATCGATGTATTGTTTTTTAACACCACCTTTACTATTTGTTAAAAAAGCAGGATGTATTTATGATCTTTTTAGTCTTTTAAAAATCTATAACAATTCCAAGACTAGGTATGATTTGGCCGGTTTCTGTTTCTATCTCGGTTAAACTTCTGGGCTCTACAATAGTTCCATTTGTATTACGAGTAAGCCCAAATTGAGTGGGTTGTGGAGCTTGCTGGGCTAATATGTTTTGTGCCTCTATAAATACATTCAGGGATAAGTTTTTAAAATTCCATTTTTTATCAATTCGTAAATCAAGTTGACTAAAGATATCTAACTTTTCCTCACCTAGCCTATCATAATCTAATATAACTTCTGGATAATTGGCAAGTGTGGCATCTTGATCTGTGGGCACAAAAGGAGTTTTACCTGCAAAACGATATCGGGCACTTATTTCCCAATTTCGTTTTAGTTTATATCCTCCTGTAAATGAAACTAGATGACGACTGTCCCATACCGAGGGGAGATATACATCTCGGTTGAAACCTGTAAATTCGCTATGAAACCAGGTATATGCAAAAATTCCGTAAAAATTGTTAGAAAGCTTTTGCTGAAATTGAAGTTCTGCCCCATAGCTTCTTCCTCTACCAACTGTAGCAACATCTTCACTTCCTAAAATCTCAAAATCTGCTCCCTTGTTAGCAAGTGACACCCCGTCTAAAACAGAAACTGGATAATCATCATAACGCTTGTAAAAACCTTCTAAAGAGATGCTTGAAGAAGGACTAAAATCGTGTTGAAGTCCTAAAACATAATGATCGCTTACTGTATATTCTACATCTTGATTTATAAGTGTATTGTCATTGTTTCTAAAGCCTAAGATGGTATATGGAGGTATTTTATAATATCTTCCTAAAGAACCATTTAGTCTCCAGTTTTCTTTAAATTGGTATGAAAAAGAGAATCTGGGAGAGAATGTGGAGAGTAAATTATCCTCTTTCGTAAAGCTATCATCATCCATTCTAAAACCAAGCGATAGATCTAACTTATCATTAAAAAATGATTTCGTCATATTTGCAAATAGACCATATTTAAAGAAGTCAATCTCTGTATTAAAAATATTATTGTCTGTTAGATTTATTGTTTCGTTACTGTAATCAGAGTATTGTGCGTTAAATCCTGTGGTTAATTTCCAATCACCAAAAAATTTCGTTAATTGATATCTAAGTTTTGTTTCAGATTCAGTAGCATTATTACTAAAAATTACACCCGTTTCGTTTTCAGGATCTTCATATCGGGTAAACTTATTGATTAATGTATTGTTACTTAGGGTGGTTTCCATAAAACCAGAACCATCTTTAAATCTATTTTTCCAGGATAACCCAATCGCATTAGTGCGTTGGTCAATAAATGGAGCTTGTTCTAATTGAGCTTGTTGTTCAGCATCAAAATCTTCAGGTGATTCTACAGAGAAGTCATCGATTGATCCTAAACCGATAAGACTGATATCATTGTATTTATTAATCTTATGGTTTATTTTATATTGATAATCCCAATAATTAGGTCTAAAAGGAAGTCCAATCACTTCGAATAAAAATTGAAGATAACTTCGTCTTGCAGATACTAAAAATGTAGTTTTTGATTCTTCATTTTTCTTTCCTTTAAAAAGAGGTCCCTCTAGAGTTAGTGCTGCCTCACTAGCACTTATTCTAAAATTACCACTAAAATCCTTGTTGTTTCCT
This genomic interval carries:
- a CDS encoding RimK/LysX family protein; amino-acid sequence: MENHKKIIGRTDKVDFPLLDLQDIDAKIDTGAYTSSIHCKEIKEVGQILECRFLDPTHPEYNGKKFTFKNYDITAVKSSNGKVEVRYAIRTKITLFNKTNSITLTLSSRDDMRFPLLIGRKFLSGKFLVDPQLEDQSYNLKS
- a CDS encoding DUF4097 family beta strand repeat-containing protein gives rise to the protein MKILVNLIAVCFTLSQVSAQKVIEKEITPSSNDVRVEFKFAEDIVIKTWDKSTVYLKAEVSINDGEFDNYFNLKINNSSSVLDIESSYGDLFKKWNKKEGSNKNNNWGPCNNLDMDANYTLYLPKDMSLRVKSISGSVASENYQGELEIDIISGNIDIKKYQGDLSLKTISGTIDIHIAKSKLKAETVTGMIYSDKELEFDQGKNRIVGSKVTGTFGDTKSQLALQTVSGDIFIRKQ
- a CDS encoding 5-formyltetrahydrofolate cyclo-ligase, yielding MNKKELRIKYKNVRSHLNEEEIDDLSMDIANNLLSLPIWEQSFYHIFLSIKKQREINTEFILHILQGKDKNIVVSKSDFEENTLEHILLTDGTILKTNRYGIPEPTDGIPIPESKIDVVFVPLLAFDKKGNRVGYGKGFYDKFLSNCNPETIKIGLSFFSVEEEIGEISQTDIKLDYCVTPVKIYSFND
- the rimK gene encoding 30S ribosomal protein S6--L-glutamate ligase — its product is MNIKILSRSASLFSTDALVQAAVKRKHNVQVIDPLNCDIVIEKKKPEIYYKGKKLDHVDAVIPRIGSSITFYGTAVVRQFEMMNVFTTVQSQALVNSRDKLRSLQILSKAGLGLPKTVFTNYSKDVSEVISHVGGAPLIIKLLEGTQGLGVVLAETKTAAESVLEAFNGLQARVIVQEYIKEAKGADIRVLVVDGQVVGAMKRQGKEGEFRSNLHRGGSAKIIELSDEEENAAIKAAKAIKLGVAGVDMLQSERGPLILEVNSSPGLEGIQTATGKDIAKSIIRFIERSV
- a CDS encoding DUF4097 family beta strand repeat-containing protein, encoding MKNITIAIVLFITIGHLKAQENYTQSLQGVKKVKISSESSVWIKAHNKNEISIVGEGRQLPEKAKGLKAVYAGGSDNTGIGVFIKREGETLIVKNLKNMHSNTLELNLPKDVNISIDRTNLGDIKVKGFSSEIEASTNIGAITLKDVTGPVVARTATGEINVIFEKVSQKSPISLMSAAGSIDVSLPSNTPTNLELKTTMGEIFTDFELKFPEEKKDMKIVGARRTIETKLNNGGVEISLRSATGNIYLRKQ
- a CDS encoding response regulator, with product MPQNTKSVCIIDDDNMYINLVSKIIELKKLSENVIVFKNGKEALDFFITSINDDINNRIPQVIFLDLNMPIMDGWEFLQEFDKIKDKIEESIDLYVVSSSIDSRDINKAKSIDLVSDYLTKPIKLGDFEKILV
- a CDS encoding lipoprotein signal peptidase → MSLKKSILVIIVVLLIDQISKIYIKTSFSLHEEVPVFSWFRIVFVENKGMAWGFELPGNYGKLILTLFRLVAITGIGYWLYDSVRKNSSRILTFCIALIFAGAFGNIIDSILYGVIFNESTSTQIAQFLPEGGGYESVFYGKVVDMIQFTFYDDILPDWIPFWGGEHFSFFDPVFNIADSAISIGVFLLLVFNKRAFPKKEEEVS
- a CDS encoding succinylglutamate desuccinylase/aspartoacylase family protein; translation: MTKTGENDILNILGEDIPLGASKIINFNIANLYTSTKVEIPIIIERSKKIGPTVLITAGIHGDEINGVEVVRQIIAKKINKPAKGTIICIPVLNVFGFLSMNRFFPDGRDLNRVFPGTKSGSLASRFAYQFVNEILPVADFCLDFHTGGASRFNAPHIRVDGKNERLVTLAKVFNAPFTLLSKNLDGSYRATCTKKGVDILLFEGGKSQNSNRDIAKEGVLGVMRILRYLEMLGASFSIPEPEQDTIVVEKSFWIRAKYSGLLHIKIPYGKLVEKGEILATITDPYGKMRHEVKATNPGYIINVNEAPIVYKGDAIFRITTQLVS